The following is a genomic window from Brevibacterium limosum.
CGCTTTCCCTCAACACCCGGAACCTCGCCGAGGTGGCCGACCACGGCATCGCCGTCCCCACCTATGATCGGTCGGCCGTCCGCCCGGGCATCGTCCACTTCGGAGTCGGCGGATTCCACCGCGCGCACATGGCCATGGTCCTCGATGACCTCATGCAGGCAGGACTCGCCACCGACTGGGGCATCGTCGGAGTCGGAGTGCTGCCCCACGACGTCGCCATGCGCGACGCCCTGGCCGACCAGGACCACCTGTACACGCTGACCCTCAAACATGCCGATGGGGCGAAGGAACGCCGGGTGATCGGATCGATCATCGACTACCGGTTCGGCCCCGACGACCCGGCCGGGCTGCTCGAGCTGCTCACCGACCCGACGATCCGCATCGTCTCGCTCACCGTCACCGAGGGAGGATACAACGTCAACCCCGTCACCGGGGAGTTCATCGCCGAAGACCCGACGATCGTCGCCGACGTCGAGGCGCTGCGGGCGGGAGAGCTGCCGGCCACGGTCTTCGGCTACATCGTCTCCGCGCTGCGGGCGCGTCGGGACGCCGGTCTCGACCCCTTCACCGTGCAGTCGTGTGACAACATCTCCGAGAACGGCGCGGTCGCGGCGAAGATGTTCTCCGCCTTCGCCCGCCTCGTCGACGTCGGACTCGCCGACTGGGTCGGTGAGAACGTCGCGTTCCCGAACTCGATGGTCGACCGCATCACTCCGGCCACGACCGACGGCGACCGGGCGGATCTGCTTGCCGACACCGGAGTGACCGACGCCTGGCCGGTGGTCGCGGAGCCCTTCTTCCAATGGGTGCTCGAGGACGATTTCACGTCCGGCCGTCCGCCCTATGAGCAGGCTCGAGTGCAGGTCGTGGCCGATGTGCAGCCTTATGAGCATATGAAGCTGCGGCTGCTCAACTCCGGTCATCAGGGGCTTGCGTACTTCGGTCTCCTCGGCGGATCCATCTTCGCCCATGAGGCGATGGCGAACCCGGACATCCCTGTCTACCTGCGCCGATACATGGACGAAGAGGGCACACCGAGTCTGTCGCCGCTGCCCGGAATCGACGTCGAGGCGTACAAGGATTCGCTCATCGAACGGTTCAGCAATCCGGAGATCCGCGACACCCTCGCTCGCCTCGGTGCCGAATCCTCCGATCGGATCCCCAAATGGCTGCTGCCGGTCGTCATGGACAACCTCGCGTCCGGTCATCCCATCGAGGTGGCCGCGGCGATCTGTGCCTCCTGGGCCCGCTATGCCGAAGGGCACGACGAAACCGGCGGACGGTTCACCATCGTCGACCGCTATGCCGAACGGCTGCAGGAGGTCGCAGGGGCACAGGCAGAGGACCCGCTGGCCTTCGTCCGGCAGGAGCAGTTCTTCGGCGGGTTGGCCGAGGAGCCGCGCTTCACCGCACCGTACCTCGCCGCACTGACATCGCTGCACGAACGCGGAGCAAAGGAGACCGTCCGCCGCCTCGCCGCGCACGAACCACTCTGACGGACACAGCGCCGTCGGGTGGCCGGTTCGGAGCCGAGTCCGACGGGCGCCGGGCCAGGTTCAGCGTCTAGCATGGAGGCATGTTGCGTTCTCGCCTGAGCCTCCTGGCCCTGACCACGACACTTGCGCTCGTCGGCTGTTCCGGCGGTGCGGCGGACCCCGAATCGACCTCGGGCGAACAGAGACCCGGTACGGAATCAGAGTCACAGGCGCAGACTCGGACCGAAGCCGAACCCGCTGTGGACGACCCCGCTGACGCCGATCCGGCAGATTTCACGGACGAGGCCGCGGACATCGTCGCAGGCTTCTCCGACGAAGAGCTCGGCGGGTCCCTCATCATCGGCACCTGGGAAGGCACGGACACGCAGACCCCGGTGGACATGGTCAAGCAGAACCACCTCGGCGGGGTCATCGTCATGGGTTACAACCTGTCGGAGAATCCGACGAAGGATCAGGTCACGAAACTGACTGGTCAGATCTCCGGGGCCCGGACGAAAGGCCAGCCGGTGTCGATCGGCGTCGACCAGGAAGGCGGGCCGGTGTCTCGGCTGAGTTCGGCCGCGCTGCCGTTCCCGCCGCTCATGGGCTTGGCTGCGACCGACGATTCCGACCTCATCACCGACGCCACGACCGTGCAGGGGCAGAACCTCACGGATCTGGGCTTCACCATCGACTTCGCCCCGGACTCCGACGTCACGGTCGGGCCGAAGGACAAGGCGATCAACGTCCGCTCGGGCGGCACCGACCATGAGGACGTCGCCGAGGTCGTCGCCGACGCCGTCGAAGGCTACCGCTCCGGTGGGGTGGCGAGCTCGGCGAAGCACTTCCCGGGACACGGCCGCCTCGGAGTCGATTCGCACGAGAGCCTGCCGGTGTCAGAGAAGTCGATCGAGGAGATGGAGGACTCGGACCTTCTGCCGTTCAAATCCGCGGTCAAGGCCGGGGTGCCGATGGTGATGATGGGCCATATCGGGCTGCCCGATGCGAAGACGACGCCCGCGACGCTGAATGAGAAGGCGTATTCGGCGCTGCGTGAGACCCTCGACTATGACGGCGTCATCGCCACGGATGCGCTGAACATGAAAGCCGTGCCGCAGAACCTGAACGGCGGAGAGACCGTCAAGGCGCTCGCCGCCGGAGCCGATATCGCGCTCATGCCCCCGGATTCCGGTGCGGCACAGAAGGCGATCGTCAAGGCGATGGGGGACGGGACGCTGAAGAAGAAGGACCTCGTCGAGAAGTCCGAGCGCGTCGTCGCCGCGCAGCTGGCCACCGCCGAGGCGCAGAAGAGCGTGCAGGCCGGTGACTCGGACGCCAAGGATCCGAAGAAGGTCCTCACGAAGGTCGCTGACAAGTCCCTCACCGTGCTCAAGGGCAAATGCTCCTTCGCGGGCACGGACTCGATCTCGATCGTCGGCGGCAGTGACAAGGAGAAGGCGGCGCTGAAGCAAGCGGCCGAAGCCGAGGACCTCACCGTCGGATCCGGCGGAACCTCCGTGAGCCTGAGCCCGTCGACCTCCGCCGAGGTGGCTGTGGGCACCGCTGCTCCGTGGACGATGCGCAGCACCTCGGCGGAATCCGCGGTGACCGCGTATGATTCGAACCCCTACGCGCTGCGAGCCGTGGCGAAGTGGTTGAAGGGCGACCTCGAAGCGTCCGGGCAGTTGCCTGCCGAATACGACGGCAGCGACAAAGCTCCCGACTGCGGGTGATCAGACGGCTGCGATCACGGGTTCCTAGCGGGGCTGTGAACATGGTCGTGATCGTGCGACGCATATAAGAGATCCCCTCGCCGGCACTGTGCCGACGAGGGGATCTCTGTGGTACGCCCAGCATGGGCACTTGCTTGGAGGTGGAAGTCCTCTGGAGGAGAAGGTGGTTTAACTCCTAGCCGAAGGCAACTGCGTCATCGTGAGGTGGGGTGGGAAGGAAGCCGGAGGCAAATCCCTGCACCGAGGGACACGAACTGCATATGAGGCATTCCAGCCGGGGTGAGCCAGCCACAGATGGTCAAGCCCGTTCCACCAAGAACGGTTGGGGTGTAAATGCGGCGGGGGCAGGGGACAGTGAGTGTTCTTATCTGGGGAGGTCTGTCCCAGTGCACCGACCAATTTGTTGGTCGGGGCGGTACGGCCCGTGAGGGTCGTGGCTGATGGGGCAGAAGTCAGCAGAGGTCGTAGTACCTGCTGGAATCCGCTCCGGTTCCCAGGTGATGGGGTCGGGGCGTGAAGCGCGTGGCAGGGAAGGACTGAACGCTAAGAATTGACTGATGGATGCGACAGTACTCGTGTCCGTCACGGTGATCGCAGCCAACCCACGAGTTGTGTGGGGCAGAGAGGATGGAGAGACTGGTGCGTCCGGAACGGCCTTCTCCTGTGCGTAGTGATGGATCGGCGTCTGTGGTTGAAGGAGTCAGGGGTGAGCAGATGAGTCTGTGGGAGAAGGTTTTCTCACGACAGAATCTGTTGGCCGCTCTGAAACGTGTTGAGGCGAACCGGGGTGCGGCTGGTGTGGACGGTCTTGGAACGCATGAGTTGCGTGGCTGGATCCGTGAGCATTGGGCCGATGCTTGGGAGCGTCTTGATGCTGGTGCTTATCGTCCGTTGCCGGTGCGTGAGGTGATGATTCCGAAGCCTGACGGCGGTGAGCGGATGTTGGGAGTGCCGTCTGTGCTGGATCGGTTGATCCAGCAGGCTATTGCGCAAGTCCTGTCCCCGATTTTCGATGAGGGGTTTGTGCCGGTCTCGTATGGGTTCCGGTCGGGCAAGAGTGCTCACCAGGCTGTGTCGGTTGCTCGTACAGTGATCGAGCAGGGGTATCGGTGGGTGGTTGAGGTTGATCTGGATGCGTTCTTTGATCGGGTCAATCATGACGTGCTCATGGCCAGGGTTGCGCGGAAGGTGGAAGACAAGAAGCTGTTGAGACTGATCCGTGCCTATCTTGAGGCGGGGATCATGTCAGCAGGTGTTCGTAGAGCAACGTCGGAGGGGACTCCGCAGGGGTCGCCGTTATCGCCGTTGTTATCGAACATCATGCTTGATGACTTCGATCAGGAGTTCTGGGGTCGGGGGCACCGGTTTGTCCGGTATGCCGATGACATCAGGGTCTTCGTGCGGTCGAAGCGGGCAGCTGAGCGGGTTCTGGAGCAGGCGGTGAAGGTCCTTGAGGGGCGTTTGCGTCTGCGGGTGAATCGGGGCAAGTCAGTGATCAATCCGGCGAATGTAGCTACTTTGCTGGGGTTTGGTTTCTATTTCACTGCCCGCGGGGTCAAGGTTCGGGTCGCGGCGAAAGCGTTGAAACGTTTGAAGGCGCGGGTTCGGGTGTTGACGTCGCGGCGGTGGAGTGTGTCGATGGCCTATCGGATTACGGTGTTGAATCGGTTCGTTCGGGGTTGGATGGGGTATTTCCGTCTTGCGGAGACTCCTCGGAAGTTTGCTGATCTGGATGAGTGGTTTCGGCGTCGGATGCGCCAGATTCGTTGGAAGGAATGGAAGCGACCGCGGACTAGGGTGCGTATGTTGCGGTCTCTTGGGGTACGTGCTGATTTGGCGTATCAGTGGGGGATGAGCAGTCGTGCGTATTGGCGGATCGCTGGGTCGGTTGTCCTTCAAAGGGCCTTGCCCAACTCGTATTGGGAGGGGCAGGGTCTGCTTGTGTTTCGTCGTGCTTGGGGATTGTTTCAGTGACTTGGCGAACCGCCGGATGCGGGCCCGCATGTCCGGTGGTGTGAGAGGAGGGCCGGGAGACCCGGCCCTCCTACTCGATTGTTCGGTTCCGAGATGGGGCTCAGAGCACGCGGATGAACGTGACGTCGCCCATCCAGCTGTAGCTGCGCTTCGATGTTCCGGATCCGGGCGAACCAGCGTCGTACATCTTTCCGTCGCCGGCGTAGATGCCGACGTGTCCCGGGTGCCAGATGAGGTCGCCGGGCTTCGCCTCTGACTCGGACACGACCGTTCCGGATTCCTTCTGAGCTCCCGACTGACGGGGCAGGTCGACGCCGACGTGGCTGTAGACCCAGGAGGTGTAGCCGGAGCAATCCCAGCCGCTCTGCGACGTTCCGCCGAAGACGTACGGGGTACCGACGCCCTTCTCTGCCCAGCCGAGGACCTGCTCGGCCTTGGACCCATCGATCGGGCCCGAGTCGTCGGAGCC
Proteins encoded in this region:
- a CDS encoding glycoside hydrolase family 3 N-terminal domain-containing protein codes for the protein MLRSRLSLLALTTTLALVGCSGGAADPESTSGEQRPGTESESQAQTRTEAEPAVDDPADADPADFTDEAADIVAGFSDEELGGSLIIGTWEGTDTQTPVDMVKQNHLGGVIVMGYNLSENPTKDQVTKLTGQISGARTKGQPVSIGVDQEGGPVSRLSSAALPFPPLMGLAATDDSDLITDATTVQGQNLTDLGFTIDFAPDSDVTVGPKDKAINVRSGGTDHEDVAEVVADAVEGYRSGGVASSAKHFPGHGRLGVDSHESLPVSEKSIEEMEDSDLLPFKSAVKAGVPMVMMGHIGLPDAKTTPATLNEKAYSALRETLDYDGVIATDALNMKAVPQNLNGGETVKALAAGADIALMPPDSGAAQKAIVKAMGDGTLKKKDLVEKSERVVAAQLATAEAQKSVQAGDSDAKDPKKVLTKVADKSLTVLKGKCSFAGTDSISIVGGSDKEKAALKQAAEAEDLTVGSGGTSVSLSPSTSAEVAVGTAAPWTMRSTSAESAVTAYDSNPYALRAVAKWLKGDLEASGQLPAEYDGSDKAPDCG
- the ltrA gene encoding group II intron reverse transcriptase/maturase, which gives rise to MSLWEKVFSRQNLLAALKRVEANRGAAGVDGLGTHELRGWIREHWADAWERLDAGAYRPLPVREVMIPKPDGGERMLGVPSVLDRLIQQAIAQVLSPIFDEGFVPVSYGFRSGKSAHQAVSVARTVIEQGYRWVVEVDLDAFFDRVNHDVLMARVARKVEDKKLLRLIRAYLEAGIMSAGVRRATSEGTPQGSPLSPLLSNIMLDDFDQEFWGRGHRFVRYADDIRVFVRSKRAAERVLEQAVKVLEGRLRLRVNRGKSVINPANVATLLGFGFYFTARGVKVRVAAKALKRLKARVRVLTSRRWSVSMAYRITVLNRFVRGWMGYFRLAETPRKFADLDEWFRRRMRQIRWKEWKRPRTRVRMLRSLGVRADLAYQWGMSSRAYWRIAGSVVLQRALPNSYWEGQGLLVFRRAWGLFQ
- a CDS encoding mannitol dehydrogenase family protein, which translates into the protein MTAPTTALSLNTRNLAEVADHGIAVPTYDRSAVRPGIVHFGVGGFHRAHMAMVLDDLMQAGLATDWGIVGVGVLPHDVAMRDALADQDHLYTLTLKHADGAKERRVIGSIIDYRFGPDDPAGLLELLTDPTIRIVSLTVTEGGYNVNPVTGEFIAEDPTIVADVEALRAGELPATVFGYIVSALRARRDAGLDPFTVQSCDNISENGAVAAKMFSAFARLVDVGLADWVGENVAFPNSMVDRITPATTDGDRADLLADTGVTDAWPVVAEPFFQWVLEDDFTSGRPPYEQARVQVVADVQPYEHMKLRLLNSGHQGLAYFGLLGGSIFAHEAMANPDIPVYLRRYMDEEGTPSLSPLPGIDVEAYKDSLIERFSNPEIRDTLARLGAESSDRIPKWLLPVVMDNLASGHPIEVAAAICASWARYAEGHDETGGRFTIVDRYAERLQEVAGAQAEDPLAFVRQEQFFGGLAEEPRFTAPYLAALTSLHERGAKETVRRLAAHEPL